A single region of the Malaclemys terrapin pileata isolate rMalTer1 chromosome 2, rMalTer1.hap1, whole genome shotgun sequence genome encodes:
- the LOC128831089 gene encoding tRNA selenocysteine 1-associated protein 1-like isoform X2 yields the protein MGPQASFKGKDTMGKNKRESLQTYSWWRGPQKKRKKKNKIKAGRTDYVSVVNLPIRPDFSIVVGELTPEVDDFQLYDYFVKRYPTCIDCKIATDLLGYSRGYGFVRFGEQGDQMRALQDCQNAPGLGGKRIRLSIGISKRMKAEFQRYQSYNYNDYYQDYQNYYSQWGYDPYADYNYSYPSYDNMHAVGDSAIRESIVTPAVFEETPIVAESNDELITEDPQLHLDVDEMNREFMERSEELYDSLMNCHWQPLDTVTSEIPNAF from the exons ATGGGACCCCAGGCTTCTTTCAAGGGCAAG GATACAATGGGGAAGAACAAAAGAGAGTCCCTACAAACCTATAGCTGGTGGAGAGGACCACAGAAAAAacgaaagaaaaagaacaaaataaaagcaGGAAGAACAGACTATGTTAGTGTTGTTAATCTTCCAATCAG ACCAGATTTCTCAATAGTTGTAGGAGAGCTAACTCCTGAAGTGGATGATTTTCAGCTATATGACTATTTTGTGAAAAGGTACCCTACATGCATTGACTGCAAAATAGCCACAGATCTACTGGGATACTCCAG GGGGTATGGCTTTGTCAGATTTGGTGAACAAGGTGATCAGATGAGAGCACTGCAAGACTGCCAAAATGCACCAGGTCTAGGTGGAAAAAGAATCCGACTGAGTATAGGAATTTCTAAAAG aatGAAAGCAGAATTCCAGCGGTATCAGTCCTATAACTATAATGATTATTATCAAGATTATCAGAACTACTACTCACAGTGGGGTTATGATCCTTATGCTGATTACAACTATAGCTATCCTTCCTATGACAACATGCATGCTGTTGGAGATTCTGCTATAAGAGAGTCAATTGTGACTCCAGCTGTATTTGAG GAGACCCCAATTGTGGCTGAAAGCAATGATGAACTAATAACTGAAG ATCCACAGCTCCATCTGGATGTTGATGAAATGAATAGAGAATTTATGGAGAGAAGTGAAGAACTCTATGACTCACTCATGAATTGTCATTGGCAGCCTCTGGATACGGTCACCTCTGAAATCCCTAATGCTTTCTAA
- the LOC128831089 gene encoding tRNA selenocysteine 1-associated protein 1-like isoform X1, whose product MGPQASFKGKQDTMGKNKRESLQTYSWWRGPQKKRKKKNKIKAGRTDYVSVVNLPIRPDFSIVVGELTPEVDDFQLYDYFVKRYPTCIDCKIATDLLGYSRGYGFVRFGEQGDQMRALQDCQNAPGLGGKRIRLSIGISKRMKAEFQRYQSYNYNDYYQDYQNYYSQWGYDPYADYNYSYPSYDNMHAVGDSAIRESIVTPAVFEETPIVAESNDELITEDPQLHLDVDEMNREFMERSEELYDSLMNCHWQPLDTVTSEIPNAF is encoded by the exons ATGGGACCCCAGGCTTCTTTCAAGGGCAAG CAGGATACAATGGGGAAGAACAAAAGAGAGTCCCTACAAACCTATAGCTGGTGGAGAGGACCACAGAAAAAacgaaagaaaaagaacaaaataaaagcaGGAAGAACAGACTATGTTAGTGTTGTTAATCTTCCAATCAG ACCAGATTTCTCAATAGTTGTAGGAGAGCTAACTCCTGAAGTGGATGATTTTCAGCTATATGACTATTTTGTGAAAAGGTACCCTACATGCATTGACTGCAAAATAGCCACAGATCTACTGGGATACTCCAG GGGGTATGGCTTTGTCAGATTTGGTGAACAAGGTGATCAGATGAGAGCACTGCAAGACTGCCAAAATGCACCAGGTCTAGGTGGAAAAAGAATCCGACTGAGTATAGGAATTTCTAAAAG aatGAAAGCAGAATTCCAGCGGTATCAGTCCTATAACTATAATGATTATTATCAAGATTATCAGAACTACTACTCACAGTGGGGTTATGATCCTTATGCTGATTACAACTATAGCTATCCTTCCTATGACAACATGCATGCTGTTGGAGATTCTGCTATAAGAGAGTCAATTGTGACTCCAGCTGTATTTGAG GAGACCCCAATTGTGGCTGAAAGCAATGATGAACTAATAACTGAAG ATCCACAGCTCCATCTGGATGTTGATGAAATGAATAGAGAATTTATGGAGAGAAGTGAAGAACTCTATGACTCACTCATGAATTGTCATTGGCAGCCTCTGGATACGGTCACCTCTGAAATCCCTAATGCTTTCTAA